In Antechinus flavipes isolate AdamAnt ecotype Samford, QLD, Australia chromosome 6, AdamAnt_v2, whole genome shotgun sequence, the sequence CCACCTTTTTGataaagcaataattatgaaatttggGGGCaaaaaatgtaacaaataatcaagcatttattatagaCTTAGCATAGAGTCTGACACATAGCAAGAACTTAATACCAATTGAGTGACTTACTATGGGCTAGACACAgttgcgcgcgcacacacacacacacacacacacacaaagtgctattcctgtcctcaaagaaatTACTTTCTAATGGAGCTACTTGAGGTCAGGGGCCCTCTTTTTCCCTTTGCATCTCCAGagcttgacacataataagccCGCAATAAATGCTCATGGACATGTAATGAGGGCAGTAGAATATACTTACAGGAGAGTATATAACATGAATAAAGCATAGGCTTTGGGAGGAACATTAGTAGCAATGATGGAGGTATTGGTAAAGAGTTTGTGTAGCAGGCAGTGCTCCAGCCGAGTCCTGATGGAAGCCAGGGATtccaggagacagagatgaggagaggaTGCATTCCAGGCTTGGGGTCCTAACAGTACCAGTGCCGGACAAAAGATGGAGCATCCTGTGTACAGGATTGTAGGTAGAGCTGTACAGGACAGGATCTGAGGTTCATGGAGAGGAGTTTCATATCTCAAAATGGCTAAATGTCTTCAGTATTTTCAAAACTTGGCATTTAATGATTATTATAGAAGGATAAAATGGTAACTTCATTGTTTTCTCCTCAAACCATTCTTCATATTATACAGAGCCAGATTTGTGAAGAGCACAATTTGGGAAAttttaatataaaggaaaagaaagaagaaaggatttattaagtgcctactatgtatacTTACAAATATTTATCATCACAACAATACTGAGAGGAGGGTGATGTTATTctgttttatacatgaggaaactgaggcagactgagtCACACAGTCTGTAtaggtctgaggctggatttgaattcgggtctttctgattccagactctACCACTTCATGTCTGTGGTTCTTAGACAAGTCCTTAATTTCTCTGGACTCTGTCTTCTCTTATATCAATACCACAGATTCTAATCCTCATCCTGACTGCTGTAGAGGATTGGGAAGAGGCGTGGGTCTAGAAGAGACTATTGAGATCTTCTagtccagtcccttcattttaccaACGAGGGAATTGACACTCAAAGAGGAGATGTGACCTGAACTCAGGCCCTGGGACTCCAAGTACAGCAGTGTTTCACTCTGCCAGTAGGACTGTAATTTGTCATTGTAAACTGTCAATGTTAGTAGTGTTATTATATTGGTCTTCCAAGGAACTGCTAGGAAATCCTTTGGCCAAAGAATGAAGTCCCCAGCTGTTCTTATCAGCAGACTGATACAAAACCCCCTATTGGAGTCACCCACCTCCACATTATCTAACCTCCTCATTGTTCTCTGAATTCTCAGCAAGAAGCATCCCCAGTCAAAGCCAAGTCCCTCTCAACTAGCAATCTATTTGACTCTCTATTGATATATTGATAATAATTCTACTCCTTCacttatttgtttttctcctttctttatttctgtttttctttcttatattcagtttttgaaaaaaaattgaatacttTCCAACCCCTCCTCTACCCATTgtgaaggcaagcaatatatcaatttTATATGTCATATCATGcaaaatattctttcatattagtcatattgcaaaaaagcacacaaaataaaacaacaaaacgtaaaaaaaaaaatctgcttcaatctatattcagagtttgtcagttctctctctgatggatactttggaattgtctttgattattgtcttgatcagaataaCAAGTccttcacagttaatcatcatacaatatatatttttttaaattataactttttattgacagaacccaagcctggataattttttacaacattatcccttgcactcacttgtattctgacttttcccctccctctctccaccccctcccccaggtggcaagcagtcctatacatgttaaatatgtcacagtatatcctatatacaatatatgtgtgcagaaccgaacagttctcttgttgcacagggagaattggattcagaagttagaaataacctgggaagaaaaacctaaatacaaactgattacattcatttcccagtgttttttctttgagtatagctgcttctgtccatcattgatcaattgaaactgagttagatcttctctttgtcgaagaaatccacttccatcagaatacatcctcatacagtattgttgttgaagtatataatgatctcctggttctgctcatttcacttagcatcagttcaaatcatcatacaatattgcttttaccaTGTGCAATGTTCTAATTCtggtcattttactttgcatcagttaatactcttcccaggtttttctgaaaccaatgCACTCATTCTttattatagcataataatataacatcacaatcatatatcataacttgttcaaccattcccccatttgatgggcatcccctcagtgcCACCACAAGAAGAACTGTTTTTAAGACTTTTGTGTGTATAGGTTTCTCTTTGATCTCCTCAGGCTACAGATCTTTGAatggtattactgggtcaaagttttttgttttgttttatttttatttttttctatccatctatgtatttatttatttgtttattttctaaatagtattttatttttccaaatacatgtaaagatattttcaacattcatttctgtaagattttgtgttccatattttttctcctttccctacctccccctttcccaaaacagcaagcaatctgatataggttatacatgtacaatccttttaaacatatttccatatttgtcatgttgggatatacacaattttatatcACTTTGTACCTAGTTTTAAATGGTTCTTCAGACTGGTTTGACAatttcacagctctaccaaccaTGGCCTCTCTAAGAAGACCAGCAGATGAGATTTGgtgggaagggagtggagggagcaGATTGCCTTTGACCATCTTTGagtcagaccaaaaaaaaaaaaaatatatcaagaagTATTTGACAGGGAGGACAGGAACAGCTTTAGGTCAGGAGAGAGGAACTCCTTTGTGGCTTACCAGATTCCAGGATGCCAGATGGCAGATTTGAGATGAGCAAAACACGGGTATGTACTCCTCTTTGTCCCCAGGAAAAGACATTTAGGTTGAATCTTAGCTCTGCTATTTAATCAAGCAGTCTCCATCAAGCATTTAGTAAAAGCTTACtgtttaaaaatagtaattaaataaCTGGATAAATCACTATACTTTCCTACATCtttgttttcccttctgtaaaatgagagagttggactagacaATGACCTCtaatttcagttcaataaatatttattaagcacttcctggATTCTGAATATTGgcgatacaaagaagaaaaaaattgtccctaccttcaaggagcatATGGTGCAAAGGGGGAGAAAAGATAGCCCACAGAAGGAAACTGCAAAGTAAGGGTGGGCAATAAATAGGGTTCAAATCAAGCAAAGCAGCAGATGAAAAATAGTTTCTTCCCTGTCTAACAGTCTTtaatcctgaatggaaaaaaagtatatattgcCTTTCTCAAGATTATTGGAGAGGGCATGGTTGGTTAGATGTGGTTTGTACTAAAGGATCTTTAAGACTGTTTCCAAGTTAGATTTTGTGATTCTCTACACTCCCCCATGATggagaaaaaggcaaaagaatgaaaacaaagacATGAAAGAGATGATGAGAACTAGATAAGAGcttaaatcaaaaaaatgaaCTTGAAACCTAAGAAATGGAGGTTATATTAAGaggaaacaaggaaacaaaaatttatgGAGGGAAAAATGTAATCAGAGGTGGGGATTTAGGATAAGAAACactttgtaaaatgtaattaaaGGTAGAGACTCACAAATGGAAGGGAAGATGTAATTAAGGACTTAGACTCACTTGGGGGGAAGATGTATCATGCTGTTATCAGAGGTGAAGAGTCACAGTTGAGGAACTAGACTCTAGGTATAGATTGTAACCTGTATAGTACTGTGATGACCCCATTAGCACCCTGGATTCTTtagaatcagctagagtcaggataagcaaaagtccttgatctttattctttgtggacggAGAGGAATGGCGACACAAATCTGGCTAGGAGTaactctggctttctcactccatCCTCGAATCCCTCCTCCcaatctctctatacaccaacagatcaagcccGCACAGAATGGTGGGCGGGCCATTTTctaagcaaatgctaatagagtattgtccaattggtaattagccttaagtgcttgcttgtctgaacctcagtgcatctgctcagtttcagcccattacatagtACCCAGCCAGTGGGGTAAATAAGGGAGGGACTTGCGTTTCAGACTGCATCTGTACTCCCAAGTATGTCTATTCTATGACATATCTGCTTCTGCAGTTGTGTAATAAAATGGACTTTTAAATTCACTCCTCCCAAGGCCAATGTAGTCATTTGCATTCTTTCTGAAAGGTATTCAAGTGGAAAGATTGCTAAAACAAGGTGGGAAATCAGCATGTTTTAACCCTATGATCTGACAGACAGATAACACCGTAGTGAGTCTTTGAGAGTCAGCTTAGTGTAGAGGAAAGAGATCtagacttggaggcaggaagaccaggTAGATCTCACCTCTCACCCTTTATACTCACTGCTTAGTGATTATGAATAAGTAGTTTAACTCCTGGGAAACTGTCTCCCCTTTTTAAGGGGATTGTGCTTTTTTTAGTCCCTGCTTCACAGGACTGGAGTTAAAACTCTAATAAGTTAATGTATTcagagtactttgcaaatcttgaatAACCATGCAAATTCCAGGTATTATTATTCTTCCCCAGGTAGTCAGTGAGCTTGGCAAATTTGAAAGACTGAAGATAGAAAACACTAATCTGAAAGATGGGCAGCAAAAACCTGAAGAAGCCACCAAACATCTCCATCTATTTCTTAAGAAAGGACTGTACCAGAATAAGAAGAAGATATCCAAAGCAGACAGCTATCCTATCATGCTCTGGTGGTCCCCACTGACTGGGGAAACAGGGAGATTAGGTCACTGTGGAGCAGATAGCTGCTTTTTTACCATCAATCGGAGCTACCAGCATCACCATCTGACCAAAGCATTCCTGTTCTATGGTAAGTAGTaggtttgtcttttaaaaattttttcttctttattactctcattttttaATGACTAGTTACATGCTAGCCAAAGGAGTTACTAGAACAACTTTGGTTTGAGATGGACCTGATCAGACGCAGCCTTATTTAGTCCTTCAGGTGCCGAAAGTCAAGGCATTTGGATCTACCTAGTATTGGTCGAACCCTTATCCATTAACTGGACAGGGGAGTAGAGACAAATGCTGTCTCTCTCTACTGTCTCACTTTGGCATAGATGGAGCGAAGACATTTGTATGTGAATTAGATATCTCAGGGAATTAGATTGTCAGTGCAGACAACAATTCAGCAAGCTAAATGGATGCACTCAGTTCAGATAGTAGAATTTAATATGTGAATGTCTCTGTGACAATCAGGAGATTTTTGTCTCAGATATAGCTCTTTGCCATGAACATTACCCAAACATTTTTGCTATTTCATTACTGATGAATTAGTcggagaagggaaaataaaattttgtatcaTCAGTGTGTTTCTGATTCCTAGGTATGGGAACTCTCTTCACCAGTGCTGACCTCACCCTATTTATGACTTTGGAACTGAGGTTTAGGGATTGCCATAGGCTCACAGTGATTggttcccagggtcatacagctacaaGTACCAGAAGCTGGATGTAAACTAGTATCAGAGACTTGAGCACAGAACTATCTCTAAGGCCATGCTAACCCTTTATAATGATGAAATAagtgtcaaaataatttttgttcattGTCTTCTTGAAAGGCCATGGGTCCAAGTCATGTTCCAAGAGTCTGGTATCCTTTGGACATTCTAGAGCAAGTTACCCTGTTGTTtggaaacttattttaaaaaaatttatttttgataactttattttatgattagTTTCCTCcttaatcctatgtattttatatatgttaagttATTATATTTGAGAAAGGGTCTGTAGACTTCGAGTCTAATCTTAAATGGTTCTGAGCCCTGAGCTGAGCAGGAGGGCCTGAGGTCTTTGTAGGACATGAAGTAGGTAAGAAGTCCCTGACTTGGGAAATAGTGTTAATGCTTTGCATAGAAGTTActttaatatgttaaaaaaatttttttaattatgaattttatcattaattaaattaatgttttcaTGTACATGGAAcagaaaaaagatatgaaattaaatttctaGTATCTgtactttgattttcttttaaaatatagtaacttttaaaatttttttaaattttcaatactattttacttttccaaatacatgtaaagatagttttcaatattcatttttgtaagattttgagttccaaatttttctccctcacttccttatctctctcctccccaagacagcaagcaatctgatgtggattaaatatgtacagtcttttaaaacataattccatatttgtcatgttttgcacaaaaaatcagatcaaaagggaaaaaactatgagaaagaaaacaaacaaacaaaaaaggtgaaaatagtgtgcttcaatccacattcagtctccatagttctctctggtaCAAATGGCAAGTGAAGACATCACCCATCATCCACTCTATTATCTTAACTTCATGATGTCCTTGGTcccatttgaaaatgaaaaataaacaacttcATATAAATCTCCCCAGGTTTCTCTTTCATCGTTTTTTCcagtaaaaataatattccattatatcatcTGTGCAGCCATTCACTAACTCTTAGTTTacagttctttgccactaaaaatgagctattataaatacttttctaatgtatgtttccttttcttccttttttaatctttttgaggCATAGGCCTATTAACGATGTCATTTGGTCAGAGTATATACACAGGTTAGAGTATATTAGTATCAATGTAGTTTAGTTTAGGGATATAGTTCCAAGTTACTTTGCAAAAGAATTAGCTAATTCACAGCATACACAACATGTATTAGTGTGCCTATTGTTCCACAGTTTCCCCAAcaattgccattttccttttgtcatttttgccagttTAGTAGGTTGCCAGATAGAACATAAAAACTGccttgatttgtatttctctagttattagtaatttagagtatttaaaaattatttattgataaCTTACATTTCTTGctttgaaaactacctgttcatatccttcaaccaattttttttttggttgggaaatggctcttgtggttataaatttgaatcaatcaTTTACATATCATGAGTTTCAGATTTCCATCAGAGAAAGTTGCTTTAaaacctcctccccccccccccccgagttTAATAGGGGTagttaagtggtacagtagatagagagccagtccttttggagttaggaagattcatattcatgagttcaaatctggccgcaAACATTTACTAGCCATATAACCCTGTGTAAGTaaacctgtttgctttagtttcctcatctataaaattagctgaagaaagaaaaggccaaccactccaatatttctgtcaagaaaactataaatggagtcatgaagagttagatatgactgaaacaactgaataacatttggttttatttgttcaaaaattttttttaatttatgtattaaAAAGTATCACTATTATCTTCTGGGAtcttttctatgatttgttgtaaAATTGTAAATGCTTTAATTGTTGCCAAAGATATGTTCTTCATTGCTATTCCAATTTGTGAATAAGGTGACCTTTTATATCCAAAATACGTATAACTTATCTTGTGTTATTATGTTAGATATTGGTCttaatctaatttctgccagactctTCTAGTTTCctgtaattttgttgttattgttgttcaatagtGAGTCCTTATTCCACCAGAGACTGGGgtcttttggtttatcaaacattgAGCTAGTAGGTTTGTTTGCATCAATACGATATACCGCATCTGTTCTACTAATCagcctctctttttttaattcaggACCAAagtattttgatgattactgctttgtagcaTTTCAGCCtagttttttccattatttctcttgagatgataaactttttatttctccagatgagtttttctttttaaatttataaaatagtcCTTTGGTAATGTGGCACAGAATAAGTCAATTAATTTAGGTGGCatgataatttttgttatattggctcaGACTATCCATGTGCATTATTTAggtctatattttaaaatgttttctgttcATCTAGTTGTTGAATAGAGCCCAAGTATTTTGTACATTCTGTAGTTATTTTGCttggaatttctctctctctccttgctttGTTTtgctgaaaatatataaaaatactgatgtatttatatggatatattttatatactgaaGTTTTGCCAAAGTTATTAATTGCCtcaattaattttagttgaatttCTAGAGTCTTTAAGTAAagcataatatcatctgcaaatggggatactttggtttcctttttGCTTGTGCTAattccctctatttctttttcttgtcttattgctattgcCACTATTTCTAGTAGTGGTTATAATTAATATCTTGTTTTCCCCTGATATTAGTGGAAAGGATTCCTTACTATATATAATGCTGACTCTTGATTTTAGAGAGAGATTCTTTATCAGATTAAAGGAAGATccatttatatttccaaatatcaaagaaatcacagatccaaaataaaaaatcatgttCATCCCAGTAAACTAGTATTATATCCTTTTGGAATATGGTAGTGTGtgaattcttctttttcatcataaCAACAAAGTCTCCTTGTTTATATGCCAAACACATGAGAAGGAACTACTTACCATATAGAGTTTCTGCCTGTACATGACTTATTTGTCTGAGGAATGTAAAAAAGTAACATGAATTTTGTGTTGTTGAACCATTTCCGTTGTGTCTGACTTCCCATGacattggcaaaaatactggagtaatttgctattttctcCTGTTCAGACATTTTAAAGCACTTGTAGATTTGCAGACCattttatatcattatctttCTTGATTCAGTaatagtcaatcaataagcatccaTTAAGTCCCTGCTGAGTATAATATGTGTTTTTTACctgagattttgttttttgttgtagttattttatcctcacattgggaacaagaaaaaaattaacttacctttttttttcccctatttgaaGATTTGTGACAATTTTGCCCATTTAAATTATTCTAAGAGTctagaaaagaacaataaaaatagtgTGTTGGGACCCCTGGAGCAAAAAAACCCTAATGTCTTCATGAGTAAGGTAGTCTGGGAGACATTCTCCAAAATCCCCTCCACAGCTGAGATTACAACATTTGCTGCTTGTCTTTTCTAGGTACTGATTTTAGCATAGACAGCTTGCCTCTGCCTCGGAAAGTCCATCATGACTGGGCCCTCTTTCATGAAGAGTCTCCTAAAAACAACTACAAGCTCTTCCATGAGCCTGTCATCACACTATTTAATCATACGGCTACCTTCAGCCGCCATTCCCACTTGCCATTAACCACTCAGTATCTAGAAAGTGTAGATGCTCTGAAGTCACTAAGGTACATGGTTCCTCTGCACACCAAAAACAGCCTGAGACAGCGCCTGGCCCCACTGGTGTACGTGCAGTCTGACTGCGACCCACCTTCAGACCGGGACAGTTATGTGCGGGAGCTGATGAGTCACATCCAAGTGGACTCTTACGGTGAATGTCTGCGAAACCGAGACCTCCCTCCACAGCTGAAAAACCCAGCTTCTATGGATGATGATGGCTTCTACCGGATCCTTGCACAGTACAAGTTCATCCTTGCATTTGAGAATGCAGTCTGTGATGACTACATCACAGAGAAATTCTGGCGACCTCTGAAGCTGGGCGTGGTCCCTGTGTACTATGGCTCACCCAGCATCACTGACTGGCTTCCCAGCAACAAAAGTGCCATTTTGGTAAATGGGTTTTCTCACCCTCGGGAGCTGGCAGGCTTCATTAAACAGCTGGATAACAATGACAAAGAATACGAGGCCTACATAGAATGGAAACTGAAGGGTGAGATCTCCAACCACCGGCTTCTCACGACCTTGAAGGAGCGCAGGTGGGGTGTACAGGACATCACGCAGGACAACTACATTGATGCCTTTGAATGCATGGTGTGTAACAAGGTGTGGGAAAATATCAGGCTGCAAGAGAAGGTAACTAATTGAGAACTCAGGAAGTGGGTCCTTCTGCCTGTGCAAAAGACAAGGATGGGTTTGGTTTGCAAAGAATAGGTCTTAGTAATATGGTCCCAGGCAAATCACCTAAACTATTAGGGCTTTGGgctaaaggagggaggaaaaaaaattataacacaaagttttacaaaaattaatgttgaaaactatctttacatatatttggaaaaacaaaataattttgaaataattgaagAGTAACAGTAGGTATAGCAGGTCAACCTTGtgcctttaagaaaaataaagatatgccTATTCTTAATCTGGTCAGCAATGAAGATGCTACCTCTTAGTGGTCAATAAAACTCCCCTCTGCTGATGTGGAAGAATTGAGGGACAGAGAAACTTGAAGACAACTCCTCTACCATCTTGTCAGTTTTGTGACctccaacttcctttttttctggggaagataccaccattcttccagtcaccAAGATTACAACCGCAGAaccatcttttatttcttccactCCTTTATCCATCGCAAAATTACTTGCTAAGTCCTCCACATATTGTGGTTCTACCTCTACAGTAAACCATCTCCTTTTCATTCCCACGGCTGCTACTCTCACCATGCAggtcttcatctttttcttctgcaCTTTTCCAATAGCCTCTTCTTTGgtctccctgcccctccccacAGCTACCAAGCGATCATCCTGAACCATGAACCACAGCTCTGACATGGTGGGCCTCTGCTCAAGAAGCTGGGCTTTTCAAATATTCCATAGTTTGAATTCAGCTTGCCTTTCCTTGCTCTCTGTTACATGTCACTCTTTATCAGGTAGGGGCTACAGCTGGGAAGGCCTGAGTTCTGATCCTAACTCCAGCACTTACTAGCttggtgatcttgggcaaatccctttGATGAACCACA encodes:
- the FUT10 gene encoding alpha-(1,3)-fucosyltransferase 10 produces the protein MVRIRKKQLWASCLCITVASFLLISFQVVSELGKFERLKIENTNLKDGQQKPEEATKHLHLFLKKGLYQNKKKISKADSYPIMLWWSPLTGETGRLGHCGADSCFFTINRSYQHHHLTKAFLFYGTDFSIDSLPLPRKVHHDWALFHEESPKNNYKLFHEPVITLFNHTATFSRHSHLPLTTQYLESVDALKSLRYMVPLHTKNSLRQRLAPLVYVQSDCDPPSDRDSYVRELMSHIQVDSYGECLRNRDLPPQLKNPASMDDDGFYRILAQYKFILAFENAVCDDYITEKFWRPLKLGVVPVYYGSPSITDWLPSNKSAILVNGFSHPRELAGFIKQLDNNDKEYEAYIEWKLKGEISNHRLLTTLKERRWGVQDITQDNYIDAFECMVCNKVWENIRLQEKGFLPKRWNADVTHLSCPKPQAFAFPIPALQWTSLREMWIPSFEQSKKEARALRHLVERNQNFTAQEFWALVFKD